The Acinonyx jubatus isolate Ajub_Pintada_27869175 chromosome E3, VMU_Ajub_asm_v1.0, whole genome shotgun sequence genome has a window encoding:
- the SNRNP25 gene encoding U11/U12 small nuclear ribonucleoprotein 25 kDa protein: MVVQDPLLCDLPIQVTLEEVNSQIALEYGQAMTVRVCKMDGEIMPVVVVQNATVLDLKKAIQRYVQLRQEREGGIQHISWSYVWRTYYLTSAGEKLTEDRKKLRDYGIRNRDEVSFIKKLRQK, from the exons ATGGTCGTGCAGGACCCGCTGCTATGCGATCTACCGATCCAG GTTACTTTAGAAGAGGTCAATTCACAAATAGCACTAGAATATGGCCAAGCAATGACAGTCCGAGTGTGCAAGATGGATGGAGAAATAATGC CTGTGGTTGTGGTACAGAATGCTACGGTCCTGGACCTGAAGAAGGCCATTCAGAGATACGTGCAGCTCAGGCAGGAGCGGGAAGGAGGCATTCAGCACATCAGCTG GTCCTATGTGTGGAGGACATACTACCTGACCTCTGCAGGAGAGAAGCTCACTGAGGACAGGAAGAAGCTTCGAGA TTACGGTATCCGGAATCGGGATGAGGTGTCCTTCATCAAAAAGCTGAGGCAAAAATGA